In a single window of the Paenibacillus sp. MMS20-IR301 genome:
- a CDS encoding ABC transporter permease subunit, protein MKKLRVLYAREMLEAARSYKLIWIPVVFIILGIMQPLVTFYMPDILAASSNVPAGFLESYEMPGANAVMAEALGQYGTIGMLILALGAMNSLAGERAAGTAELLMAKPVSPAAVVAAKWAANLTVLIVALGLGAAGAAYYTVQLMGALSWSAAAVSSGIYALWLLCTVSLTLLFSAWLRGPAAACLALLLAAGMSLGYSLLPDWLGWTPAALPAVSAGILNDSGPAGGAPVISAVVLIILCIAGASLLAGRNKLPD, encoded by the coding sequence TGCTGGAGGCTGCACGCAGCTATAAGCTGATCTGGATCCCTGTTGTATTCATTATTCTCGGCATTATGCAGCCGCTGGTAACCTTCTATATGCCTGATATTCTGGCAGCTTCCTCCAATGTGCCGGCAGGGTTCTTGGAGAGCTACGAGATGCCGGGTGCTAACGCGGTGATGGCCGAAGCTCTGGGTCAGTACGGAACGATCGGCATGCTGATTCTGGCGCTGGGAGCTATGAATAGTCTGGCGGGGGAGCGGGCCGCCGGTACAGCAGAGCTGCTTATGGCTAAGCCGGTTTCACCAGCAGCGGTTGTTGCTGCCAAATGGGCGGCTAATTTGACCGTGTTAATCGTTGCGCTGGGGCTAGGCGCCGCAGGTGCCGCATATTATACGGTCCAGCTCATGGGAGCTTTGTCTTGGAGTGCAGCAGCGGTATCCTCTGGAATTTACGCCTTATGGCTGCTGTGCACAGTCTCGCTGACACTGCTGTTCAGTGCCTGGCTGCGCGGACCGGCGGCAGCTTGTCTTGCTCTTCTGCTGGCGGCGGGAATGAGCCTGGGCTATAGTCTGCTGCCTGATTGGCTTGGCTGGACACCTGCTGCCTTGCCTGCGGTATCAGCGGGAATTTTGAATGATAGCGGCCCGGCTGGCGGAGCTCCGGTGATCTCTGCGGTGGTGCTGATCATACTCTGCATTGCT